CACCTTCgcagcagccagggctacctggGTGTACTTACTCGTAGGTAGAActctccattttcatttccagACTTAATCCGAAAAGTATTAATGGTGTTCGCATAAATCGTTGTGGCCTGTATCTGGAAGATGTCTGATGGCACGGACCGGTCAGAGCGGATGCTCATGTATTTGTAGACTATGGACTGGGGCAGTTCTCTGCACATGGCATTTGAGACAGGGCAAACACACCGGCTGCAGAGacaaaaacagaagcagtcaCCAGTTTGGCTTGGGAGGGCCAGGAGATTCTTACCTTTAAAGGTTCTAATGTCTCTTACTTTTCTGATGTTAGAATGTAAGGATCTTGACATGGGTTTCGTGGGTAACAACGAAAGCCACCGTGATAATTCCAGCACATTTCATCTTCTCGGCATTCATTGGTGGTCTCACATTCATTTATATCTGTAGTCACAGGGTTAAAGAATTTACTGATATAAGCAAATTGTATGAGTAGCAGATTCTGGTTTGTAAGGAAATGCATGGAAGGGAATGCGGAcagtttgcttttatttatttttatttgtttggggtgGGTGTCAGGGTCTTGCCATGTAAagcaggctggcttggaactcattacATAAtcaaagctggccttgagcaCAAATTCTCCTCCGTTAGCTTCCTTAGATCTAGGATTATGTGTGtataccaccacgcctggcttgttGAGTTTGCTCTTAGACACAAGACTAAGTTTACTGCATTGACATCTGAATAGACTACATGTTCAATATCAGAATAGACATATACATAttcagtatgtatgtatgtatgtatgggcaAGTACATCTCATTTTGACCCTCTCCAGACACACACAGGCCTGGTACTCTGAGTTTTGTGAGCTTATGGTCCTGAGAACATTTACATCAGACCCTTTGAACTTCTTGGAAGAAGATAAGAATCCAAATACGTTAggtttttcctttgttctttcaaatgattcTGGAGTGGGGTTTCAGAGGAGCACAATTGCTTTAAATGTTGAAACAGTGCAAGTCTGCTTGACGAAGAGATAGTTTGTATAACCAAGTGTCTTGCTGCAGTGTATCTCCACCATGACAACACTCATCAACTCCCACTTGTGATTTCAATACATTTTTTGTCCTCAGTTATAACAAATATTTCTGAAGATGTAGCCTAGGCAAATAAGATCCTATTATGCAATAATTTAAAGCCATCCTTGCTGACTATCAAATCCATTTGTGATTAGAAACACACAGACATTTGCTTGAATGCTTCCAGGGGAATTGGCTAAAATATTTGACTAGCTAATACTTTACTGCATGCAATATTCATATCTCAATTACAGTTCAGTGTGATCATTGGAATGCCACAATTAACATTTACAGAGTTTCTAGGATCATGGAAAGGGTTATAAAGGTGTTCATTGTGCTACAGAAGTCATTCAGATTATGCTTATCCCTGCTGGCTGGGGTCTGTTTATATACTACAAAATCCCAAGTCTTGAATGTCCTCTAAGTCTATAGCTCCCCATGCAATTGTGATATTATTCTAAGAGTCCACATGCCCTTGgtcttgttcttttaaaaataagatcttTCCTGTCCTCTTTATAATTCCAAGTAAAAAGGACTCTCTAGAGATTTACTATTGCTCATTTACATTGCTAAATGTGTTTCATTAAAACAGTGAGTAGTGTAAATCATTTAATGTGATATTTTGTTTCATTCCCACACTTCCCTTTTTCAAAAGAGAAAGCCAAGGTTTTGAGAAGTGTGCTTATTTGTTCTGAATGTACAGATAGAATGCCATAGGCTTAGATTCAAGTACGTTTTCTGCCACTAGGGTcagtcactttttcttttttccactgtttTGTGTAAATGTGTTTATATTAGATTTTCTGGGATTATCTAtatttttttgcctttgtttGCTGATTTTTCTCCCATTAATGAAATTTCAAACTATATAGCATTGGAGGTTAGGGGAGGAGGGTGTGtattttccatcttctggctagaCTCTGAATCATGTGTTTGCAGAGAGGTTCTCTCTTCTACCTGTGTGAAGACACAAGGATCATTTGACCTTAATTTTGAAATTGAGGCCATAGTCATTAGCTGTTATTGGACCAATACTTGCGTTTTTTTGAGTtattcaaatacatttttaatatccATCACgatgagttttgttttctttaacacCTAAAACCCTACATTATTTGTCTGGGCGTTACAGAtgtgcttgtgatcccagcatctAGGAAGCAGTGCTGGAGGACTAGCAATCCGAGCCTGGGTTCTATGGCAAGACCGTCCATCACCCTCCACGTGTACAGCATTCAGAAGAGACTTGTTGAAGGTAAGTCTGAGATTGGGCTCTGAACTCAAACTCAGAGTAAAATATTTTGGTGACTGACTCTTTTTTGGTAGATTATTGGAAGGTATAATTCCATAGATATTAAGATATTAAGAGATACAAACATAATTTAAATTACATTCTTACAAAGGAAGTTAAAGTTTGAAGAAAGGGTTACCAATGaatctttctttcataaaatgtgCTCTATTGTCTTATGAATCAGGAGCTCAAATTGTACAGTCAAGTTTGGAAAATGAAAGTCTGAGTCCTTTGCTTTCTTCACACTCTTTCCAGCTATCTGCACACACTTCACCTATGTGAGAACTATGAGCTATCTGTACACATTTCACCTATGTGAGAACCATGAGCTGTCTGTACACATTTCCCCTATGTGAGAGCTATGAGCTGTCTGCACATATTTCGCTTATGTGAGAACTATGAGCTATCTGTACACATTTCACCTATGTGAGAACCATGAGCTGTCTGTACACATTTCCCCTATGTGAGAACTATGAGCTGTCTGCACACATTTCACCTATGTGAGAACAATGAGCTATCTGCACACATTTCACCTATGTGAGAACTATGAGCTGTCTGCACACATTTCACCTGTGTGAGAACAATGAGCTTACCCTGACAGGTTCTGCTTCTCACCACTTGGTATCCCTGTGGGCACATGCACGAGAACTTCCCAGGTTCATTGACACACTGATATTGACACAGGTAGCTTGAGGTTCTGCATTCATCGATGTCTGTAGAACCAGACAAAAGCACAAACACAGGGCTGAGAAACTTTCCTGCCACCGGTTTTATTACACATGCTTTTAGATAAGCTAAAGAGTGTCAAAACAGTACAAACTCTAAGACTGAAGGAAAAGGGCTCTCTTTGAAGCACCGGGGCCAGCTGTAGCAGCATCCGTCTGCTCCTCTCTCAGCCTCCCAGCCTGCATACATTTTCTTACAGCAGTTTTCACTGAAGCTAAGCAGACAAGTGAGTGACACTGTTCACTTTGGGTTCTGCAGACCTACTGGTAGCAGGTCTGTGTTTGCCTGTTCAGTAGTGGTGTGACTCTGCTGCTGAACTCTCCCACACTTTGAAGTTCAAGTCCAGTCCCTGTGCAGTTTTGCAGAGGTGACATCTTTGCATAATGCGGCCTCCGGGAGAAGAATCTTTTGCATTTCAGAATTAGCAACCATCCTATAGTTTGCTAAGCAGGGTGGAGGCAGCAGTCTGGAGCTGGTTCCTAATGGTTTTAAACACAATTGCATGGTTTGAGTTTCTTCAGATGGATTGTGACCTATGTGGACAGAATTATGAGGGAGGTCTGAGCATAATTGTGGATGCTATCCCCTTTAGGGTGTCTCAAGCACCTAGAATTACCAAGGATGAGCAAATTTACTGGGCTGTGAAGGCTACCCATTCCACTGAGTGACCGTCTTTTTACTCAACGGAAACTACAACCCGGCTTCTTTAAAAGTGTGTCCGAGCCACACACAGCAGGGAAAAAGCCATACTAGGGACCAGGTCTCTTCATCTTCATCACACCCTCAGCTCCATGTAACCTGAATGTGCAGATTCCGCCTAGGGGAATTTTGGCCATGGTCTGAGATTCTCAGTTTCTCAGAAGCTCCCGGCAGAAGCTGCAGCTATGAGAATCAAGACATCCCCAGGgtgcctctacccattgtgtccCAGCTACTCGACGCTCCTTGTTTCTTCCAGCAACAGACTCAAAAGCCAAGGCTTCCACTGAGCTGCGTTTATCGGAGTTCAAAAACGGGATTTTGTTTTCACCGGCAGAACAATCAGCACGGGGACATCGATATGGTGGCCCTTGCTGTGAGATTCCCGGACAACACGTTACCTTCACAGTTGAGCCTGTCGCTGCTCAGTTCATACCCTTGGTTACACTGACAGATGAATGAGCCGAGAATGTTGTAGCATTGCTGAGCACACTGGTTGCTGGCATCACATTCATTTATGTCTGCAAGGAAAGGTTTTAGAAGTacatgtgtctctgcatctgtagCTGGGCATTTGTTTTGAGGGGGGGAGAGGGCTAGGTCATCTGATGGTAAGTAGTTCCGTCACTGTTCAAGCTCACTGGAGAACATACACCCCGTTTCACAACTGTTGGAACAACTTCAAAGGTCTGTCACACACTTTTAGAAGtaccactatatatatatatttaggaatgACAGTTTGATATTTGATAAATCTACCCCCAAAGACTTTAGTGCTTCTAATGAACATACGTTCCAGCATCCATTTTCCTATATTGTTCAGGTTAAAAATGCCAAGTCCATAAATAATTGTTATAGGACACTTGAACTGATATGGCCGCTCAGCATGCAGCGGTAAAGGCTTATCTGggatatttattactttttaaatggtTTCTGTTAAATTCTCTGACAATTATGGCGTAAGACTTTGAGGCCCTTGCAGAGCTTTGCTATGTTCCAGCACACAGAAAATACTGTAAAAAGGCATTTTGCCTTTCCTGCACTAGATTCTTTCCAGGTTGTGCCAGTCTTCGACTCCTGTGCCATGGATGACACTGCACTCTGACAGTCAAGAAGAGGCGTGCAATGTCACACCATTAGCTCAAAGTTTAGATGCCTGAACTTCCAGTGACCTTTTGGCCTCCTTAGCATTCTGTCCCACACTGTTGACTAACCGAGGTGTGTGTATCTACTGATCTGTAGttacggttttttttttttttttttgttaatacaCCCACACAGGAGAACTAGAACCATggttaaaaaatgttttccattccCATCCTGATTAGCTGTTGTGACCCCAAGGAAAGTGATGGAAATCGCTTCACTGGGGAGCACAGAACAGCAGAAACAGCGCACTAGAGTGAGGCTTTCTTTTCAGGAGGCAAGAACCAGACTGTCAGAGGGCATCTCTAGCGGGACTTACCCACACAAGTGTAGTTGTTTGCTGCCAACTGAAATCCAGGGCTGCACTGGCAGTAAAAGGAACCTGGTGTGTTCACACATCTTTGGTGGCAATACGGAGGCACGGAGCATTCATCTATATCTAGGTAGACGGTGCAGACATAGAACCAAGTTgtcagctgggcatagtggtgcgcgcctctaatcctagcacatgGAAGGCAGGGGTAGGCCAGGGTCTGCAAgctgaggctaacctggtctacatagtgggttccatGACAGcgagggctacatagtaaaaccaaaaccaaacaaaacacgcaaaacaaaaacaaaaaaaacccaacccccTAAAAACCAGAACCAAGTTGTTGACTTACCAGATTCTGAGCGGAGATAATATAGAAAACATATCTCAGGAGGGCCCTGGGTTAAAAATaatcttcctctctcccttcctcagtcTTTCCTTTTCACCCTCTCTCTTAAAATTAGGATATATGTGTTTTAACTATGCTTTGGTCATCAGCTAAGGAAGACATTAAGAACAAAGACCAATCACACCCTGATGTCAGCAGTAAATAAGTGAGTTGAGGTAATTAAGACCATTCCACACACACATGAGGATGTCAGCTTGGTGCGCCAAAACCACAATCAAAATGAGGAAAACGAAAAAGAATGACGGGCGACAGCACATAATTAGGAGAGAAGCGATGTAGGCTCTACTCAGCTGGTATCTGTGGCTTAGCCACTTAAACATTTGTATCTTGGTGTTCAGGGCATTGATAGGAGGGCTTGCCATGTGTCTCTTAGGAAGTTTTGAGAGCGTAAAATGAAAGAACATTGTGAAAGGAAAGGATGCAACACGAGTGACCTCTTGAAAATGTTCTGACATTTAGATGAAGTGTTCCATCCTGTGTCCTTTGATAAATATTTGCGACTATAAAACGCTCAGCTGAGAACTTTCAGGGATGGGGCTTCTtagaagcaaaataaaatgtcatttcttCCCGCCTATACTTCGTGACATCTCCAGCATAGCATGTATAGTTTAATAGGACAGTTTTGCACATACAATACAGCACTATAGAGTGATATTACCTCACGATAAAACACAGCAGAACAAGACAAAAGTGTGCCGATGTTAGAAATAGTGTGCTCAGATCGCACGAAGCTAATCTGAGTTTGAATCTCTGCTCTGGCGACGCACTGTCTCAGCTTCTGAagcttccatttcctctttcgTATGGTAAGATGGTTGGAAAGTTTACATGGTGCAGAGTAGGCAATGTATCTGGGGCATACCAGGCAATGAGGTGGGGAGGCATTAATGGAAAGATGCGAGACGTTTTTGATTTTGTCAGCACACCGAAAGAGCTAGCGAGAGACATCCACATAGCTTCCTGTATCTGCTTCATGGCccttcctcagagaagacaccTTTCAGAGAGTCTGTTTTGCCCCCTCTACACTCTTATCCTGCTTTAGACTTCCTTCTAGTTCCTGATGTTGCTTAATGTTGAGATATGTGTTTATTTGCTTCTCTGTCTATCTCACTATTGTCTGTGGCAAATAAGAGCTGCCTCTTCCCCTTGAGGTGGAGATGAAGGATATTTGTCTGCACACTGCTATATGCTTAATGGTCAGAACAAGGACTAACATAGTAGTTGCTCAATTACTTTATTTGATACATAGAAACCTTGCATCAATTAAGATGTATTGTTTACAGTACTTTCTGATACTGTGTGTGATGGCCAGATGCCGCTACTGCTAGTCAGTATGTGTGAATGGTGTTTTCTAATCACTCCCTCAGAGCAATGATTctgtaaattatttatttatttatttattttgcctaaTCCAGTATCTCGGCATGTAGAATGTTACCTGGCACCCAGACAGCTCTAGGGGAATATACTATGAGTCAGTGGTGCCTGTCTCTTCAACTACTAGACATTCATTTCACAGCATTGCACTTGCTGCTGAGACCGTAGGACCATAACTGCGCATATATCCTGCATTTGTCTGGCATGGGATACAAGCATAATCATGTTACTCTGCAGAGTGAGAAGATCAATGATAGAAAGGCgcacaagagacagagacaacatCGAGCTGCTCAAAGGGGCCTGCTGACTGTGGTGGTCCCTGAGTATTGGGTCAGTCCATAACAAATACAGAAACTCAGGGTACATGCTAAGTGAGCCATGGCAActgaaaccaacacaagagattGCAAACTTCCCCAAAAGTCTACTTCATCTTAACTGGAAGAAGGTGGCCCTGAACTGGGATTTGATAGTGGGACAGGGGTTTGTAGGAAGTGTCTCAGTGTTCTGGAAAGAGTATGTAGGCTGTGCACAGAACTTAGCCCCCGAGAAGCTGCGATGCAGCTGTCCTGGGGAAGGAGGGTTGATGCAGTAGAACTGATGGGAAAGCTCCTTTATGTTCTGCTGAGGAGTGTGGAGTTGCCTTTGTAGGTGAGAGCACACACACGAACAGATGTGAGTTCATCTTTCCACTTTCCCATGAAGGCTGTCACTTTGTGTTCCTTTGTCTTCAGCTCACTGTGCGGTGGGCTGTGTTGCTACTGTACTTTTAGGCTGTCAGTGTTTATTTTCCTGACTAACCCGAGCTTTGGCATCTGCGGAGTTTTCCAGCGCTCTTGTTCCGCATCATAGCTTCCAGCGTTACGGACCCTGGTCTTTCCTTGAGTCTGGGCACCCATTCCAGCACCTGGACACCTGTGGCAGGCATAGCCAGCCAGCATCCACAAGGAGCTGAGTGCTGACACACTCGTGTCAACAGCTCACATTTTCAGGTGGAAGTTGATGCTGGCTGCCTGTCCCCAGACCCTTACTCTTTGCTCCTAAGAGAAAATGTGGCCTTTCCACTGGTGGAAAGAGGTTAGGTATGTAAACAGATGGGCAGAAGGAGCCAATCACAGGGCTTCAAGCCTCCTGCTGGGCCTCCAGATTGAGCTAGAGTGTTGTTTACATCAGCATGTGCCAGCTGGCCTCCTCAAGCTGTGCTCTTCCATTCATTCAGAATGTGCACAGACCATGTACTGGACTCTCAGTGGTACCAGTAGTGACACAAGATGACATGGCCCCAGACCTCAGGGACATGTCCTCTCAGTCTCCCTCAGGTACAGGGCTTCCCTTAGACACCAGCAAAAACTTGCAAGGTAAGAAGGctttagatcagtggttctcaacccgaGTCACAAACCCTTTAGGGGGGTTgcttatcagatatcctgcatgttgGATATTCacaacactagcaaaattacagttaggaagcagaaacaaaatgattttgtggttgggggtcaccatagcATGAGggattgtattaaagggtcagagcatgggaagattgagaaccactgctttagaccCTGTTAACTTCCTGCCTGATGATCCCAGCCAGCCACGTGGCACAAAACCACATGTGTGCTCAGCACTGCCACCCATGAGCTAGCTCCTGAGCTGGGACCAGTGCCATCTCCCCAGGACACACTCACAGGGTGACACACACAGCATAAGCAACTACGAACTCATATGACTCAGAAGTAGAGGAGTCGCTCACGCTCTGTGACTTGCACCATGCTGTGCTGTGCAGTGGCAAATGAAGCCCCTGTCATTAGCATGCTAGTGACGCACCCCTAATTAAAAACTTAGTTCTTAGTTCTTCATGATTATATCCAGACCAGACTTTTGCTTTCAGTTAATCTATAGGATTTTAATGTTCAGGACAGGTTCAACCTTGAAGTTCTTCTTGTTATTTGGAAACTCTATTGGTAGTCATTGAAGGAGGAAGCAGTTGCTTTGCATTATTCTTCAATCAAATAGGAGGGCTTTGTTTTATGCCTAAAGAcagaaaggggacaggagctccacaaggagaccaacagaacaaaaaatctgggcccagagatcTTTGCAAAGACCAGTATCTttgcaaggaccatgcatggagataacctagacccccgaacagatatagcccatggcagctcagtctccaagtgggttccccactaagtggaacaggaactttctctgatatgaactcaggggctggctctttgatcatctccccctgatagtgggagcagccttaccagtccacagaggaggacaatgcaaccactcttgatgagacctgataggctagggtcagatggaaggggaggaagacttcccctatcagtggactgagggaggggcaagggaggagaagagggagggagggcaggactgtgaggggatgagggctacatctgggatacaaagtgaataaactgtaataaaaataaaaagattctccTGGCAGACTCTCAGTGCTGCAGCGAGGGACTTACCCACACACTGTTCGCCTCTCTTCTGATATCCTGGAGGACACTGACAGGTGAAGGAGCCACGCAAATTGATGCACACTTGATCCGTTCTACAATTGTGGGTCCCTGAGGTGCACTCATCAATGTCTGGGAAAGACAGGCAATATAGAAAGAATTCCAGTTGCTTGTGACAATGTGGAGGTTCTCTTCATTTACACTTCGTTTTTCTTAAACcaaattttactttattcttaaAAAGCACTATAATGTTATGTTGGagattttgaaaatgaaaaaaattatttcaaattcttACAAAAATAACTTCCGGGTTCCAGTGTGCACACCTGAGATTTAAGAGATGCTAACAATCCTCATGCCCATGTTAGCACCTTCCACTGCTTTCAGCTGCAGCAAACAGCCTTactccatcttcttccttttaTCTACCACCCACAACTTTCTGAGTAGCCATGGATCCTTCCCCAAGACAGTTTTATACTTCCATTAGACAGAGATACACCTATGAGAATAAGCAAcagctacttaggaggctgaggcagaaggacctcCAATTCAAGtcttgcctgggctacagaagaagTTCAAGTATAGTTGTGGCAActtagaccctatctcaaaaccagAAGTAAAACAGAACTCATAGCGTATGCATGAATTTTTATtgcaaaactcaaaacaaaaagcatcaatttcaaaatgaaaagatATTCTCCTAGGAGAGATACGTTCGTGTAGTTAAAATATGTATTTCCCTAAGATATCTTACTTCTGGGAATAATTGCTACACGTGTCTTCCATAGGAGGCAAGTCACTCTTTTAGGAAAGGAGGAAATTACCAAAGAAAGCCAGCTCAGAGTGTTTGTTCCTCATCAAAGCGTGGTAGGAATTTGTGTGACCACTGGTAGGTAGAACTCATTTTGCCTTATCTATATCCTTCAAAGTCATTTGAGACTCACATATCCATTAGGAAATTAGattaaaacagaaaaggtggGCACACAATTTTGGCATTCTCTCGCAAGTAACTAAAGACtaagcattattaaaaatatcacaAAGCTTGTGATTTCTAGTTGACAAGTTCTGCATGGAACCAAGATAGACTTTATTGAGGTGAGGGAGAGGGATCTTAGATTGTCACCATGGGAGGCACAGGGGAGTACTGTAAAAGGCCAAGAATCAAGTAACAGAAGAGTCTCCAGCAAGGAGAATGAACACGCCCTCTGTTCCTGTCTAAATAAGCGAgtgattattttgttattttgcttttcatttttctatgatTTCAAGAATTGAATTGTTGCCCTTATACTAAGTAAGGGAAGCAGATTTTatgcacattcttttttttttaaataataagatttacttattatttatacagtgttctgccataCTCACCAGAACAGGGCACccgatctcactatagatggttatgagccatcatgtggttactgggaattgtactgaggacctttggaagagcaatcagtgttcTCAATctctgagctgtctctgcagcccAGCAGTTTTAGAAGAGATTAGAAGTTttagaagattttagaagacgGTCAGTCTGAGCTAACCACTCCACTTAACTGGGCATGGAAGTGAGAAGAGAGAGTCTTTCCAGAAAAAGAGGGGAAGTGGGTGGGGACACTCCAGGAATGCCCAGCTGCTCATTAGACAATAACCTGGTAAGACTTTCTTTGACACATGATTCTTTGCACTCCATTTTATACTTTTAActaatgttttttgttgttgttcttaaatGCACTAATACTATCACTAATGCTATTTTCCAACCCACCACAAAGTGCCTTTTCTAGGTGCCAGGGTCTGGGCAGCAACCCTTCTCTGCAGTTACTGCTCCTTTCATGCCCTCTTATTGTTTCAAATGCACTTGATGAAAACCTTTCTACTGGGGATTCTTCGGAGTTTTATGACTCGCTAATGCAGAAATAACAGCAGAATTCCTATTGTTTTATGTCAGGAACGTTTGCCAGGATTTGTGGTGATAACAGCCCTGAGAGATAGGGCCCCGCTAGATTTCAGCTGCAGCAAGTTCCCTCAGTCCGTGCTGGCAGGAGATCAAGGACAGGGGCCGCTCTGCACTGCTGAGGGAG
This genomic window from Meriones unguiculatus strain TT.TT164.6M chromosome 12, Bangor_MerUng_6.1, whole genome shotgun sequence contains:
- the Efemp1 gene encoding EGF-containing fibulin-like extracellular matrix protein 1, with amino-acid sequence MLQTLFLTMLTLTLVTSQDTEETITYTQCTDGYEWDPVRQQCKDIDECDIVPDACKGGMKCVNHYGGYLCLPKTAQIIVNNEQPQQETPAAEASSGATTGSIAARSMAASGVVPGGGIVASATAVAGPEVQTGRNNFVIRRNPADPQRIPSNPSHRIQCAAGYEQSEHNVCQDIDECTSGTHNCRTDQVCINLRGSFTCQCPPGYQKRGEQCVDIDECSVPPYCHQRCVNTPGSFYCQCSPGFQLAANNYTCVDINECDASNQCAQQCYNILGSFICQCNQGYELSSDRLNCEDIDECRTSSYLCQYQCVNEPGKFSCMCPQGYQVVRSRTCQDINECETTNECREDEMCWNYHGGFRCYPRNPCQDPYILTSENRCVCPVSNAMCRELPQSIVYKYMSIRSDRSVPSDIFQIQATTIYANTINTFRIKSGNENGEFYLRQTSPVSAMLVLVKSLSGPREYIVDLEMLTVSSIGTFRTSSVLRLTIIVGPFSF